A genomic region of Glycine max cultivar Williams 82 chromosome 15, Glycine_max_v4.0, whole genome shotgun sequence contains the following coding sequences:
- the LOC100810642 gene encoding monothiol glutaredoxin-S2 — translation MDRVTQMASERPVVIFSRSSCCMCHTIKTLFSDFGVHPNVHELDEIPRGKDIEQALSRLGCSPSVPAVFIGGELVGGANEVMSLHLNRSLIPMLRRAGALWV, via the coding sequence atggatAGGGTGACACAGATGGCATCAGAGAGGCCAGTGGTGATATTCAGCAGAAGTTCATGCTGCATGTGCCACACCATCAAAACCCTCTTCAGTGACTTTGGAGTGCATCCAAATGTTCATGAACTTGATGAGATACCAAGAGGGAAGGACATTGAGCAAGCTCTTTCAAGGCTAGGGTGCAGCCCCTCTGTGCCTGCTGTGTTCattggtggtgagcttgttggTGGAGCCAATGAAGTCATGAGCCTTCACCTTAACCGCTCCTTGATCCCTATGCTTAGGAGAGCAGGAGCTCTTTGggtttaa
- the LOC100814575 gene encoding serine/threonine-protein kinase PBL27 → MGGCFPCFGSSNKEGSGGVRVKEVPNRDSSFKEAAASVVPQSHHPSRVNSDKSKSRSGADTKKETPVPKDGPTAHIAAQTFTFRELAAATKNFRPECLLGEGGFGRVYKGRLETTGQVVAVKQLDRNGLQGNREFLVEVLMLSLLHHPNLVNLIGYCADGDQRLLVYEFMPLGSLEDHLHDLPPDKEPLDWNTRMKIAAGAAKGLEYLHDKANPPVIYRDLKSSNILLDEGYHPKLSDFGLAKLGPVGDKTHVSTRVMGTYGYCAPEYAMTGQLTLKSDVYSFGVVFLELITGRKAIDNTRAHGEHNLVAWARPLFKDRRKFPKMADPLLQGRYPMRGLYQALAVAAMCLQEQAATRPLIGDVVTALTYLASQTYDPNAANQSNRVGPSTPRSRDDRRSMADSVDSPDHGRLGSPSTHRNSPDFRKRDSRDPSTATELGRIDTGGGSGRKWGLDDYERQDSQRDSPVNTARARETPWNRDLDRERAVAEAKVWGENWREKKKANAVGSFDATND, encoded by the exons ATGGGTGGGTGTTTTCCTTGTTTTGGATCATCCAACAAGGAGGGCAGTGGTGGGGTGAGGGTCAAGGAGGTGCCCAACAGAGATTCTTCTTTTAAGGAAGCTGCTGCTTCTGTTGTTCCTCAGTCTCACCACCCCAGCAGGGTTAATTCAG ATAAATCAAAATCACGAAGTGGCGCAGATACTAAGAAGGAAACACCAGTTCCAAAGGATGGCCCAACGGCCCATATTGCTGCACAAACATTTACGTTCCGAGAACTTGCAGCTGCTACAAAGAATTTTAGGCCAGAATGTTTATTAGGCGAAGGAGGTTTCGGGCGTGTTTACAAAGGTCGCCTTGAGACCACAGGACAA GTGGTTGCTGTAAAACAGCTTGACCGAAATGGTCTTCAAGGAAATCGAGAGTTTTTGGTGGAAGTTCTTATGCTCAGTCTCTTGCATCATCCAAATCTTGTGAACTTAATTGGCTATTGTGCTGATGGTGATCAGCGGCTGCTTGTTTATGAATTTATGCCATTGGGATCTTTGGAGGATCATTTACACG ATCTTCCTCCTGACAAGGAGCCTCTGGACTGGAACACTAGGATGAAAATAGCAGCTGGAGCTGCAAAGGGATTGGAATATTTGCATGACAAGGCAAATCCGCCAGTGATATATAGAGACTTAAAATCATCCAACATCCTCCTTGATGAGGGTTATCATCCCAAGTTATCAGATTTTGGGCTGGCAAAACTTGGTCCAGTCGGCGACAAGACTCATGTATCCACACGAGTAATGGGAACATATGGTTATTGTGCCCCAGAATATGCTATGACTGGTCAACTAACTCTGAAATCTGATGTCTATAGTTTTGGTGTTGTCTTCCTTGAACTCATTACTGGGCGCAAGGCTATTGATAACACCCGTGCACATGGAGAGCATAATCTTGTTGCATGG GCACGGCCGCTTTTCAAAGACCGTAGGAAGTTCCCCAAAATGGCTGACCCTCTACTTCAAGGCCGTTACCCGATGCGAGGACTATACCAAGCACTTGCAGTTGCTGCAATGTGTCTGCAGGAACAAGCTGCTACAAGGCCTCTTATTGGGGATGTGGTGACTGCTCTCACATATCTGGCTTCACAGACATATGATCCAAATGCAGCCAATCAATCCAACAGGGTTGGTCCATCAACCCCTAGGAGCAGGGATGACAGAAGGAGCATGGCAGACAGTGTGGACAGCCCCGACCATGGCCGGCTCGGCTCCCCTTCCACCCACAGAAATTCACCCGACTTCAGGAAGAGAGACAGCAGGGATCCAAGCACCGCGACCGAGTTAGGCAGGATTGACACCGGTGGGGGGTCAGGGAGAAAATGGGGATTGGATGATTACGAAAGGCAGGATTCTCAGAGAGACAGCCCTGTAAATACTGCAAGAGCCAGAGAGACTCCGTGGAACCGCGACCTGGACAGAGAGCGTGCGGTTGCAGAAGCGAAAGTGTGGGGCGAGAActggagagagaagaagaaggcaAACGCTGTGGGTAGCTTCGATGCTACGAATGACTAA
- the LOC100811183 gene encoding monothiol glutaredoxin-S10, with amino-acid sequence MERITKLASQKAVVIFSKSSCGMSHAIKRLFYEQGVGPAIYELDEDTRGKEMEWALLRLGCNPSVPAVFVGGKFVGSANTVMTLHLNGSLKKMLRDAGALWL; translated from the coding sequence ATGGAACGCATAACAAAATTGGCATCACAAAAGGCAGTGGTGATCTTCAGCAAGAGCTCATGTGGGATGAGCCATGCAATTAAGAGGCTGTTCTATGAGCAAGGTGTGGGGCCCGCAATCTATGAGCTTGATGAGGACACAAGAGGGAAGGAAATGGAATGGGCTCTGTTGAGACTCGGGTGCAACCCTTCTGTGCCAGCAGTGTTCGTTGGTGGCAAGTTTGTGGGTTCAGCCAACACGGTCATGACCCTTCACCTCAATGGCTCACTCAAGAAGATGCTCAGAGATGCTGGTGCTCTATGGCTTTAG
- the LOC102663723 gene encoding uncharacterized protein: MAEFEERLFAKVDSEVDIIYNKANEGESDNDEDDVAEGEDTEGDAARNDCDLWVAKWMKDCKWGQDYRIEVGEQDRMKFTLYLVLDSHNIIKEKIIQHATANRKHLEDKQRRIVVPN, encoded by the exons ATGGCAGAGTTTGAGGAAAGGTTGTTTGCAAAAGTGGACTCTGAAGTTGATATTATTTACAACAAGGCCAATGAAGGTGAAAGTGACAATGATGAGGATGATGTCGCTGAAGGTGAAGACACAGAGGGTGATGCTGCAAG AAATGACTGTGATCTTTGGGTCGCAAAGTGGATGAAGGACTGCAAATGGGGTCAGGATTACCGTATTGAG GTTGGTGAACAAGACAGGATGAAATTCACACTATACTTGGTGTTGGATTCGCACAACATCATCAAGGAGAAGATCATTCAGCATGCAACAGCTAACAGGAAACATTTGGAGGATAAACAAAGAAGGATTGTTGTGCCGAATTGA